A region from the Paraburkholderia youngii genome encodes:
- a CDS encoding cyanate transporter: MNLPTSAAPHSTSANRARAALTWHDLAWLGAIVVIGINLRPLLTSISPLMTTIRDATGLSFYGASLLTSLPVVAMGVGAFGAAALTRGVGETRGVALGLVAIALACAARWLASSGFTLLSTALLAGAGVAAIQALLPAVIKQRFHARVPLAMGVFSASIMGGGGLGASLSPWVSRAMHSWHAGLAVWALPACVALTGWWLLTRRHAVVHIAVRTPAVPAPAFSPWTTQRAWTLGLYFGIVNGGYTSLVAWLPAFYQQRGMSVSASGSLLAAMTVFQATSALLLPLAAASFRDRRPWLMLGLSAQLAGVLGLIAQPDAAPLLWVGIAGAGLGGVFSLTLVTAMDHSSDYRVAGQLVAFTQGVGFIVAAVTPLVAGIVRGWSGGFAAAWIMLGGCIAAMMAVTLLFSPRSYSRWL; encoded by the coding sequence ATGAATTTGCCCACCAGCGCTGCTCCCCACAGTACCTCCGCAAACCGCGCCCGCGCCGCGCTCACATGGCACGACCTCGCGTGGCTCGGCGCGATCGTCGTGATCGGCATCAATCTGCGGCCATTGCTGACCTCGATCAGCCCGTTGATGACGACGATTCGCGACGCGACCGGCCTGAGCTTCTACGGCGCGTCATTGCTGACCAGCCTGCCGGTCGTCGCGATGGGCGTCGGCGCATTCGGCGCGGCGGCGTTGACGCGCGGCGTCGGCGAAACGCGCGGAGTCGCGCTCGGCCTCGTCGCGATCGCGCTTGCATGCGCGGCGCGCTGGCTGGCGTCGAGCGGCTTCACGCTGCTCTCGACGGCGCTGCTCGCGGGCGCCGGCGTCGCCGCGATTCAGGCGCTGTTGCCCGCCGTCATCAAGCAGCGTTTCCACGCCCGCGTGCCACTCGCGATGGGCGTGTTCTCCGCGTCGATCATGGGCGGCGGCGGCCTCGGCGCGAGTCTGAGTCCGTGGGTCAGCCGCGCGATGCATTCCTGGCATGCGGGGCTCGCGGTGTGGGCGCTGCCGGCCTGCGTCGCGCTCACGGGCTGGTGGCTGTTGACGCGGCGGCATGCCGTGGTCCACATCGCCGTGCGCACCCCTGCCGTGCCCGCGCCGGCGTTCTCGCCGTGGACCACTCAGCGCGCGTGGACGCTCGGCCTGTACTTCGGCATCGTCAACGGCGGTTATACGAGTCTGGTCGCGTGGCTGCCGGCGTTCTATCAGCAGCGCGGCATGAGCGTCTCAGCGAGCGGCTCGCTGCTCGCCGCGATGACGGTCTTCCAGGCCACGTCGGCATTGCTGCTGCCGCTGGCCGCCGCGTCGTTCCGCGATCGCCGACCGTGGCTGATGCTTGGCTTGTCCGCGCAACTGGCCGGCGTGCTCGGCCTGATCGCACAGCCCGACGCCGCGCCGCTGCTATGGGTCGGCATCGCGGGCGCGGGGCTCGGCGGCGTGTTTTCGCTGACGCTCGTGACCGCGATGGATCATTCGAGCGATTATCGCGTGGCCGGCCAGCTGGTCGCGTTCACGCAGGGCGTCGGCTTTATCGTCGCGGCCGTCACGCCGCTCGTCGCCGGCATCGTACGCGGCTGGAGCGGCGGGTTCGCCGCCGCGTGGATCATGCTCGGCGGCTGCATCGCCGCGATGATGGCGGTGACCTTGCTGTTTTCTCCACGCAGTTATTCGCGCTGGCTTTGA
- a CDS encoding ANTAR domain-containing response regulator: MLRVLLVTDTDKPIGDLRDALACLGCEMLAGTATPQALHRAVQDERPDVIIIDTESPSRDTLEQLAVMHATAPRPVLMFSHDANQQLIREAVNAGVTAYLVEGLATERLAPILEVALARFAQESQLRERLAQAENELAERKLIDRAKRLLMDQQKLTEPAAYASLRKRAMNQGVKLAEVAREVVASAGSLK; the protein is encoded by the coding sequence ATGCTGCGCGTTCTCCTTGTCACCGACACCGACAAACCCATCGGCGATCTGCGCGACGCGCTCGCCTGTCTCGGCTGCGAAATGCTGGCCGGCACCGCGACGCCGCAGGCGCTGCATCGCGCGGTGCAGGACGAGCGACCCGACGTGATCATCATCGATACGGAGTCGCCGTCGCGCGATACGCTCGAACAACTCGCCGTGATGCACGCGACCGCGCCGCGCCCCGTGCTGATGTTCAGCCACGACGCGAACCAGCAACTGATCCGCGAAGCGGTCAACGCGGGCGTCACCGCGTATCTGGTCGAAGGCCTCGCGACCGAGCGGCTCGCGCCGATTCTCGAAGTCGCGCTAGCGCGTTTCGCGCAGGAGTCGCAATTGCGCGAGCGGCTGGCGCAGGCCGAAAACGAACTGGCCGAGCGCAAGCTGATCGATCGCGCGAAACGCCTGCTGATGGATCAGCAGAAACTCACCGAACCGGCCGCCTACGCGAGTCTGCGCAAACGCGCGATGAACCAGGGCGTCAAACTCGCCGAGGTCGCGCGCGAGGTCGTCGCGTCGGCCGGCTCGCTCAAATGA
- a CDS encoding CmpA/NrtA family ABC transporter substrate-binding protein, producing MNPATSVTAAASAEPPEKTHLRLGFVALSDAAPLIAAKLLEFGHAHGLTLELCRQPSWAAVRDKLLSGDLDAAHALYGLVYGVQLGLGGPRTDMAVLMVLNRNGQAITLSNRLAEALAKHGTLREALATLGRKPVFAHTFPTGTHAMWLYYWLAAQGVDPLRDIDSVAIPPPQMVAALAEDRLDGLCVGEPWNAMAEAHGVGRTIAYTSEVWPEHPEKVLACRRDFVDAHPRTTRALVQTVLEACRWLDGAGHRDEIARWLARSDYIGIDESLIATRLGDHVDTAHPRRLPMRFFDDGAVNYPHPIEGAWFLTQFERWGIIDARDDYEAIAERINQTQLYREAAARVNVRVPGEDVTRELIDGEVWGSGSSPAAYGQRFAIRR from the coding sequence ATGAATCCAGCCACTTCCGTCACCGCGGCGGCCTCTGCCGAGCCGCCTGAAAAGACCCATCTGCGGCTGGGCTTCGTCGCGTTGTCCGACGCGGCGCCGCTGATCGCCGCGAAGCTGCTCGAGTTCGGCCATGCGCACGGACTCACGCTCGAACTGTGCCGCCAGCCGTCGTGGGCCGCCGTGCGCGACAAGCTGCTGTCGGGCGATCTCGACGCCGCACACGCGCTTTACGGGCTTGTGTATGGCGTGCAGCTCGGCCTCGGCGGACCGCGCACCGACATGGCCGTGCTGATGGTGCTGAACCGCAACGGCCAGGCGATCACTCTGTCGAATCGGCTCGCCGAGGCGCTCGCGAAGCACGGGACTTTGCGCGAGGCGCTCGCGACGCTCGGCCGCAAGCCGGTGTTCGCGCACACCTTCCCGACCGGCACGCACGCGATGTGGCTGTACTACTGGCTCGCGGCGCAAGGCGTCGATCCATTGCGCGACATTGACAGCGTCGCGATTCCGCCGCCGCAAATGGTCGCGGCGCTCGCCGAAGACCGGCTCGACGGTCTGTGCGTCGGCGAGCCGTGGAATGCGATGGCCGAGGCGCACGGCGTCGGCAGAACCATCGCTTATACCAGCGAGGTGTGGCCCGAGCATCCGGAGAAAGTGCTCGCCTGCCGACGCGATTTCGTCGACGCGCATCCGCGCACGACGCGCGCGCTCGTGCAGACCGTGCTCGAAGCGTGCCGCTGGCTCGACGGCGCCGGGCATCGCGACGAGATCGCGCGCTGGCTTGCGCGGTCCGACTACATCGGTATCGACGAATCGCTGATCGCGACGCGCCTTGGTGACCACGTCGACACGGCGCACCCGCGCCGCCTGCCGATGCGTTTCTTCGACGACGGCGCGGTCAACTATCCGCATCCAATCGAAGGCGCGTGGTTCCTTACGCAGTTCGAGCGCTGGGGGATCATCGATGCGCGCGACGATTACGAAGCGATCGCCGAGCGCATCAACCAGACGCAGCTGTATCGCGAGGCCGCCGCGCGCGTGAACGTGCGGGTGCCTGGCGAGGATGTGACAAGGGAATTGATCGATGGCGAGGTATGGGGAAGCGGATCATCGCCCGCCGCGTATGGACAGCGTTTCGCGATCCGCCGCTGA
- the rhaS gene encoding rhamnose ABC transporter substrate-binding protein: MFKPLRHTGMAALCAALLAISCGGAFAADLKSGLKIAFLPKQINNPYEVIADDGGLAAIREFGGVGKAVGPSDAGASSQVSYINTLITQHQDAIVIAANDANAVVPYLKKAMGQGIKVVTFDSDTAPEGRQLFVNQANAEGIGRGQVQLVAKLMGGEGEFAILSATPNATNQNTWIKWMEEELKKPEYSKIKLVKIAYGNDDDQKSFVETQGLLQAYPNLKAIVAPTTVGIAAAARYISSSSSKGKVAVTGLGTPNQMRAFVKNGTVTAFQLWDPSELGYLAAYAAASLASGKISGKEGESFDAGKLGKRTIGAQGEIILGPPTTFDASNIDKYNF, translated from the coding sequence ATGTTCAAACCTCTACGTCACACCGGCATGGCCGCGCTATGCGCCGCGTTGCTCGCGATCAGCTGCGGCGGCGCGTTCGCCGCGGACCTGAAAAGCGGGTTGAAGATCGCGTTCTTGCCGAAGCAGATCAACAACCCCTATGAAGTGATCGCCGACGACGGCGGCCTCGCCGCGATCAGGGAGTTCGGCGGCGTGGGCAAGGCGGTGGGACCGTCGGATGCGGGAGCATCGTCGCAGGTGTCGTACATCAATACGCTGATCACGCAGCACCAGGACGCGATCGTGATTGCCGCGAACGATGCGAACGCGGTCGTGCCGTATCTGAAGAAAGCGATGGGGCAGGGCATCAAGGTCGTTACGTTCGACTCCGATACCGCGCCCGAAGGCCGCCAGTTGTTCGTCAATCAGGCGAACGCGGAGGGCATCGGCCGCGGTCAGGTGCAACTGGTCGCGAAGCTGATGGGCGGCGAGGGCGAGTTCGCGATCCTGTCGGCGACGCCGAACGCGACCAACCAGAACACGTGGATCAAGTGGATGGAGGAGGAACTGAAGAAACCGGAGTACTCGAAGATCAAGCTCGTCAAGATCGCTTACGGCAACGACGACGATCAGAAGTCCTTCGTCGAAACCCAGGGGCTGCTGCAGGCGTATCCGAACCTGAAGGCGATCGTCGCGCCGACGACGGTCGGCATCGCGGCGGCGGCGCGCTATATCTCGTCGTCGTCGAGCAAGGGCAAGGTGGCGGTGACGGGCCTCGGCACGCCGAACCAGATGCGCGCGTTCGTGAAGAACGGCACCGTGACCGCATTCCAGCTGTGGGATCCGAGCGAGCTCGGCTATCTGGCCGCGTACGCGGCGGCCTCGCTCGCGTCGGGCAAGATTTCGGGTAAGGAGGGCGAATCGTTCGATGCCGGCAAGCTCGGCAAGCGCACGATCGGCGCGCAAGGCGAAATCATTCTCGGACCGCCGACCACGTTCGATGCGAGCAATATCGACAAGTACAACTTTTGA
- a CDS encoding ABC transporter permease, producing the protein MAKPDSALLTRKRETPLQWEVLLVIVLIVSLVLGRWLSPVFLTGANLSNVFADLTEIALMALPMTLIIVAAEIDLSVASVLGASSALMGVLWHMGLPMPVVIVLVLIAGALAGLLNGLVIVKLNLPSLAVTIGTLALFRGLAYVLLGDQAVADFPAAYTAFGMNTLGPTFIPLPFVIVIVAAVLFTVLLQATAFGRSLYAIGANPTAAAFSGIEVAKIRLRLFVMSGLVSALAGIVYTLRFTSARGDNGEGFELSVIAAVLFGGVSIFGGRGSMVGVLLSLLIIGVLKNALTLDDVSSETLTIVTGVLLLASVLIPNLVARWRAARDRRFIAKSAAASSSS; encoded by the coding sequence ATGGCTAAACCCGATTCCGCGCTGCTGACGCGCAAGCGCGAAACGCCGCTGCAATGGGAAGTATTGCTGGTGATCGTGCTGATCGTGTCGCTGGTGTTGGGGCGCTGGCTGTCGCCGGTGTTTCTGACCGGCGCGAACCTGAGCAACGTGTTCGCCGATCTGACCGAGATCGCGCTGATGGCGCTGCCGATGACGCTGATCATCGTCGCGGCCGAAATCGATCTGTCGGTCGCGTCGGTGCTGGGCGCATCGAGCGCGTTGATGGGCGTGCTGTGGCACATGGGTCTGCCGATGCCGGTCGTGATCGTGCTGGTCCTGATCGCCGGCGCGTTGGCGGGTCTGCTGAACGGCCTCGTGATCGTCAAGCTGAACCTGCCGTCGCTCGCGGTCACGATCGGTACGCTCGCGCTGTTTCGCGGTCTCGCGTATGTGCTGCTCGGCGATCAGGCAGTCGCGGATTTTCCGGCCGCGTATACGGCGTTCGGCATGAACACGCTTGGGCCCACGTTCATTCCGTTGCCGTTCGTGATCGTGATCGTCGCGGCCGTGCTGTTCACCGTGCTTTTGCAAGCCACCGCGTTCGGCCGCAGCCTCTATGCGATCGGCGCGAATCCGACCGCCGCCGCGTTCTCCGGTATCGAGGTCGCGAAGATCCGTTTGCGTCTGTTCGTGATGTCGGGTCTCGTCAGCGCGCTCGCGGGCATCGTCTATACGCTGCGCTTCACCAGTGCGCGCGGCGATAACGGCGAGGGCTTCGAGCTATCGGTGATCGCGGCGGTGCTATTCGGCGGCGTCAGCATCTTCGGCGGACGCGGCTCGATGGTCGGCGTGCTGTTGTCGCTGCTGATCATCGGCGTGCTGAAAAACGCGTTGACGCTCGACGACGTATCGAGCGAAACGCTGACCATCGTGACCGGCGTGCTGCTGCTCGCGTCGGTGCTGATTCCGAACCTCGTCGCGCGCTGGCGTGCGGCGCGCGACCGGCGTTTCATCGCGAAGTCCGCAGCAGCGTCTTCTTCATCCTAG
- a CDS encoding ABC transporter permease, whose translation MMRHSTHPAPVQQSLPKRSAASSGGLVASIAKSRETTLFVVLILLIAGTGLAKPQFLNMQNLRDVLLNVSIIGLLTAGMTVVILMRHIDLSVGSTVGVSAYAVGSLYVAFPHMPVLVALAAGLAIGLVAGGINALLVAVGRVPSLVATLSTLYIFRGADYAWVHGGQINATSLPDAYSRLATGTLFGIPTLALIAVVVLASLSVYLKQFRGGREHYAIGSNPEAARLAGVNVERRVMSGFLLSGAIAGFAGALWLARFGTVDASTAKGIELQVVAAAVVGSVAITGGVGTILGATLGALVLGVISIALVVLHVSPFWEQAIQGALIVAAIAADTLLARSVAKRMMRKRDHG comes from the coding sequence ATGATGCGCCATTCGACCCATCCCGCGCCGGTCCAGCAATCGCTGCCGAAACGTTCGGCCGCTTCGTCGGGCGGTCTCGTCGCGAGCATCGCGAAGAGCCGCGAAACCACGTTGTTCGTCGTGCTGATCCTGCTGATCGCGGGGACCGGGCTTGCGAAGCCGCAGTTCCTGAACATGCAGAATCTGCGCGACGTGCTGCTGAACGTGTCGATCATCGGGCTGCTGACGGCGGGCATGACCGTCGTGATCCTGATGCGGCATATCGATCTGTCGGTCGGCTCGACGGTGGGTGTCAGCGCGTATGCGGTAGGGAGTTTGTACGTTGCGTTCCCGCATATGCCGGTGCTCGTCGCACTGGCCGCGGGACTCGCGATCGGGCTCGTCGCGGGCGGCATCAATGCGCTGCTCGTCGCGGTGGGGCGCGTGCCTTCGCTCGTCGCGACGCTGTCGACGCTGTACATCTTTCGCGGCGCCGATTACGCATGGGTGCACGGCGGCCAGATCAACGCGACCAGTCTGCCCGACGCGTACTCGCGGCTCGCGACCGGCACGCTGTTCGGTATTCCGACGCTCGCGCTGATCGCGGTCGTCGTGCTTGCCAGCCTGTCGGTGTATCTGAAGCAGTTTCGCGGCGGTCGCGAGCACTACGCGATCGGCTCGAATCCGGAGGCCGCGCGGCTCGCGGGCGTGAACGTCGAGCGTCGCGTGATGTCGGGCTTTTTGTTGTCCGGCGCGATTGCGGGCTTTGCGGGCGCGTTGTGGCTCGCGCGCTTCGGCACCGTCGATGCGAGCACCGCGAAGGGCATCGAATTGCAGGTCGTCGCGGCGGCGGTGGTCGGCAGCGTCGCGATCACGGGCGGCGTCGGCACGATCCTCGGCGCGACGCTCGGTGCGCTCGTGCTCGGCGTGATCAGCATCGCGCTGGTCGTGCTGCACGTGTCGCCGTTCTGGGAGCAGGCGATCCAGGGCGCGCTGATCGTCGCCGCGATCGCCGCCGATACGCTGCTGGCCCGCTCCGTCGCCAAACGCATGATGAGGAAACGCGATCATGGCTAA
- a CDS encoding sugar ABC transporter ATP-binding protein — MQPSPSAVPRLELRHASKSFGRVRALSDGDLVLWPGEVHALLGENGAGKSTVVKILAGVHQPEAGELLVNGEPRRFATPAEARDAGLAVIYQEPTLFFDLSIAENIFMGRQPVDRFGRIQYDAMHREVDGLLASLGVELRADQLVRGLSIADQQVIEIAKALSLNASVLIMDEPTAALSLPEVERLFAIVRKLRERDVAILFITHRLDEVFALTQRVTIMRDGAKVFDALTADLSTDAIVAKMVGRDLETFYPKADCTPGEVRLSVRGLTRIGVFKDVSFDVRAGEIVALAGLVGAGRSEVARAIFGIDPLDAGEVWLCGKRLDTGKPAAAVRAGLALVPEDRRQQGLALELSIARNASMTVLGRLVRHGLISTRSETQLANKWGTRLRLKAGDPNAPVGTLSGGNQQKVVLGKWLATGPKVLIIDEPTRGIDVGAKAEVYSALAELVRDGMAVLMISSELPEVLGMADRVLVMHEGRISAEIARADANEERIMGAALGQGLSPLGRAA, encoded by the coding sequence GTGCAGCCATCCCCATCCGCGGTGCCGCGACTCGAATTGCGGCACGCGAGCAAATCCTTCGGCCGGGTGCGCGCGCTGTCCGACGGCGACCTCGTGCTGTGGCCCGGCGAGGTGCATGCGCTGCTCGGCGAGAACGGCGCGGGCAAATCGACAGTCGTGAAAATTCTCGCCGGCGTGCATCAGCCCGAGGCCGGCGAATTGCTGGTGAACGGTGAGCCGCGCCGCTTCGCGACACCCGCCGAAGCCCGTGACGCCGGACTGGCGGTCATCTATCAGGAGCCGACGTTGTTCTTCGATCTGTCGATCGCGGAGAACATCTTCATGGGCCGGCAGCCGGTCGATCGCTTCGGCCGCATCCAGTACGACGCGATGCATCGCGAAGTGGACGGACTGCTTGCGTCGCTCGGCGTCGAACTGCGCGCGGATCAACTGGTGCGAGGTCTTTCGATTGCGGATCAGCAGGTGATCGAAATCGCCAAGGCGTTGTCGCTGAACGCGAGCGTGCTGATCATGGATGAACCGACGGCCGCGTTGTCGCTGCCCGAAGTCGAGCGGCTGTTCGCGATCGTGCGCAAGCTGCGCGAACGGGACGTCGCGATTCTGTTCATCACGCACCGGCTAGACGAAGTGTTCGCGCTGACGCAGCGCGTAACGATCATGCGCGACGGCGCGAAAGTGTTCGACGCACTGACCGCCGATCTGAGCACCGACGCGATCGTCGCAAAGATGGTCGGCCGCGATCTGGAAACGTTCTATCCGAAGGCCGATTGCACGCCTGGTGAAGTGCGTCTGTCGGTGCGCGGCTTGACGCGCATCGGCGTGTTCAAGGACGTCTCGTTCGACGTGCGCGCGGGCGAGATCGTCGCGCTCGCGGGTCTGGTCGGCGCGGGGCGCAGTGAGGTCGCGCGCGCGATCTTCGGTATCGATCCGCTCGATGCGGGCGAAGTGTGGCTGTGCGGCAAGCGGCTCGACACCGGTAAGCCCGCGGCCGCTGTGCGTGCCGGGCTCGCGCTGGTGCCGGAGGATCGTCGCCAGCAAGGCTTGGCGCTGGAACTGAGCATCGCGCGCAATGCGTCGATGACGGTGCTCGGCCGGCTCGTGCGGCATGGTCTCATTTCGACGCGCAGCGAAACGCAGCTCGCGAACAAATGGGGCACGCGGCTGCGCCTGAAAGCCGGCGATCCGAACGCGCCGGTCGGCACGCTGTCGGGCGGCAACCAGCAGAAGGTCGTGCTCGGCAAATGGCTCGCGACCGGCCCGAAAGTGCTGATCATCGACGAACCGACACGCGGCATCGACGTCGGCGCAAAAGCCGAGGTCTACAGCGCGCTGGCCGAACTCGTACGCGACGGCATGGCCGTGCTGATGATTTCGAGCGAGTTGCCCGAGGTGCTCGGCATGGCCGATCGCGTGCTCGTGATGCACGAAGGCCGCATCAGCGCGGAGATCGCGCGCGCCGACGCGAACGAGGAGCGGATCATGGGCGCCGCGCTCGGTCAGGGACTCTCACCATTGGGACGTGCAGCATGA
- a CDS encoding amidohydrolase family protein — MQVVDSHIHLWDLKTHRYPWLENPGVSFVGDARELKHDYLLEHLLGEAGDIDVLKLVHVEANHDPADPVEETRWLQSIADRDASRGMPNAIVAAVDLSAQNAPALLEAHASFANTRGIRQILNVHDNKLFDYVGRHYMREPQWREHFALLRRFDLSFDLQIYPSQMEEAAALARAHADTLLIVNHAGMFVDRNSVAGYRAWRDGMRLLAACPNIAVKISGLAMFDHHWTVESLRPYVLETIDTFGVERAMFASNFPVDRLFGSYTDLWHAYASIVGDASEAEKDALFRRNAERYYRI, encoded by the coding sequence ATGCAGGTTGTCGATTCGCATATCCATCTGTGGGATCTGAAAACGCATCGCTATCCGTGGCTGGAGAATCCGGGCGTGTCGTTCGTCGGCGATGCGCGGGAGCTGAAGCATGACTATCTGCTCGAGCATCTGCTCGGTGAAGCGGGCGACATCGACGTGCTGAAGCTCGTGCACGTCGAAGCGAATCACGATCCGGCCGATCCCGTCGAAGAAACGCGCTGGTTGCAGTCGATCGCGGATCGCGACGCGTCGCGCGGCATGCCGAATGCGATCGTCGCGGCTGTCGATCTGTCCGCGCAGAACGCACCGGCGTTGCTCGAAGCGCATGCGTCGTTCGCGAATACGCGTGGCATCCGGCAGATTCTCAACGTGCACGACAACAAGCTGTTCGATTACGTCGGCCGTCACTATATGCGCGAGCCGCAGTGGCGCGAGCATTTCGCATTGCTGCGCCGGTTCGATCTGTCGTTCGACCTGCAAATCTATCCGTCGCAGATGGAAGAGGCGGCCGCGCTCGCGCGTGCGCATGCGGACACGCTGTTGATCGTCAATCATGCGGGCATGTTCGTCGATCGCAATAGCGTGGCCGGTTATCGCGCGTGGCGCGATGGCATGCGCTTGCTGGCGGCCTGTCCGAACATCGCGGTGAAGATCAGCGGACTCGCGATGTTCGATCATCACTGGACCGTCGAAAGCCTGCGCCCGTATGTGCTCGAAACGATCGATACGTTCGGCGTCGAACGCGCGATGTTCGCGTCGAACTTTCCGGTCGACCGGCTGTTCGGTTCGTACACGGATTTGTGGCACGCGTATGCGTCGATCGTTGGCGATGCGAGCGAGGCTGAGAAAGACGCGCTGTTTCGGCGTAACGCGGAACGGTATTACCGGATTTGA
- the rhaM gene encoding L-rhamnose mutarotase has translation METIAFRMVLNPGMREEYERRHTEIWPELVDALHNAGVRDYRIFFDPDTHHLFAVLSRTSDHTMDQLPQLDVMRKWWDYMADIMQTAPDHTPLSQTLEPVFHLSH, from the coding sequence ATGGAGACGATCGCTTTCCGGATGGTACTGAACCCCGGCATGCGCGAAGAATACGAACGGCGTCATACGGAGATCTGGCCCGAGCTCGTTGACGCATTGCACAACGCCGGCGTGCGCGACTACCGCATTTTCTTCGACCCCGACACGCATCATCTTTTCGCGGTGCTTTCGCGCACCAGCGATCACACGATGGATCAGTTGCCGCAACTCGACGTGATGCGCAAATGGTGGGATTACATGGCCGACATCATGCAGACCGCGCCCGATCACACGCCGCTGTCGCAGACGCTCGAACCGGTCTTTCATCTCAGTCATTGA
- a CDS encoding LysR family transcriptional regulator, with product MSQHSAAVALVNRLKFKHLALLVALDDTRNLHHAAEAVNVAQPSASRMLGDIEEAFGFLLFERNARGMTPTPLGVVTLAYARRALAELTRFAEDLDVKRRGGHGQLTVGAIMGAAPDLLAMSVAVLKTESPLLNVRILGETSDQVVQLLHRREVDLALGRLTNPLQHNDFSFEPLARETLLLVVRAVHPLARRTRITLRELVAWPWVAQPITSPARVLFEEELARAGLATPVNLTECASIFATLQLLENYDAVAMLPESVVRDHVRGGLLVALPLEIGKSLAGFGILTRKEEPLAEPALRLIDLLRSFSRNLARDNPAIAPGTLTAPATVN from the coding sequence ATGAGCCAACATTCAGCCGCCGTCGCACTGGTCAATCGTCTCAAGTTCAAGCATCTCGCCCTGCTCGTCGCGCTCGACGACACCCGCAACCTGCATCATGCCGCCGAGGCCGTCAACGTCGCGCAACCGAGCGCGAGCCGCATGCTCGGCGATATCGAGGAAGCGTTCGGCTTTCTGCTGTTCGAGCGCAACGCCCGCGGCATGACGCCGACGCCGCTCGGCGTCGTCACGCTCGCTTACGCGCGCCGCGCGCTTGCCGAACTCACACGCTTCGCCGAAGACCTCGATGTCAAACGCCGCGGCGGTCACGGGCAATTGACCGTCGGCGCGATCATGGGCGCCGCGCCCGATCTGCTGGCGATGTCGGTCGCCGTGCTGAAGACCGAAAGCCCGCTGCTCAACGTGCGCATCCTCGGTGAAACGAGCGACCAGGTCGTGCAATTGCTGCATCGCCGCGAGGTCGATCTCGCCCTGGGGCGCCTGACCAATCCTTTGCAGCACAACGACTTCAGTTTCGAGCCGCTCGCGCGCGAAACGCTGCTGCTGGTCGTGCGCGCCGTGCATCCGCTCGCGCGGCGCACGCGCATCACGTTGCGCGAACTGGTTGCGTGGCCGTGGGTGGCGCAGCCGATCACGAGTCCGGCGCGCGTGCTGTTCGAGGAAGAACTCGCGCGCGCGGGGCTCGCCACGCCAGTCAATCTGACCGAATGCGCATCGATCTTCGCGACGCTGCAATTGCTCGAAAACTACGATGCGGTCGCGATGCTGCCGGAATCGGTCGTGCGCGATCATGTGCGCGGCGGGCTGCTCGTCGCGCTGCCGCTGGAAATCGGCAAGAGCCTCGCGGGTTTCGGCATTCTGACGCGCAAGGAAGAGCCGCTCGCCGAGCCGGCGCTGCGCTTGATCGATCTGCTGCGCAGCTTCTCGCGCAACCTCGCGCGCGACAATCCCGCCATCGCACCCGGCACGCTGACTGCGCCCGCCACGGTCAATTGA
- a CDS encoding SDR family NAD(P)-dependent oxidoreductase, whose product MLLKDKVVIVTGGSRGIGRAIAVACAREGADVAINYWGDNDASYGRRSAVEEVVGEIEALGRRVIAVEGNVAARDTGQELVRRTVDAFGKVDVLASNAGICPFHAFLDMPADVLESTVAVNLNGAFFVTQAAAQQMKKQGTGGAIVATSSISALVGGGMQTHYTPTKAGVHSLMQSCAIALGPYGIRCNSVMPGTIATDLNAEDLADEAKKTYFEQRIPLGRLGHPDDVADCVVFLASDRARYVTGAALLVDGGLFVNLQ is encoded by the coding sequence GTGCTGCTCAAGGACAAAGTCGTGATCGTCACCGGCGGCTCGCGCGGCATCGGACGCGCAATCGCGGTGGCCTGCGCCCGCGAAGGCGCGGACGTGGCGATCAACTACTGGGGTGACAACGACGCATCGTATGGCCGCCGCTCGGCGGTCGAGGAAGTGGTCGGCGAAATCGAGGCTTTGGGGCGGCGCGTGATCGCGGTGGAAGGCAACGTCGCGGCGCGCGATACCGGTCAGGAGCTGGTGCGCCGTACGGTCGACGCGTTCGGCAAGGTCGACGTGCTCGCGAGCAATGCCGGCATCTGTCCGTTCCACGCGTTTCTCGACATGCCGGCCGATGTGCTCGAATCGACGGTCGCGGTCAATCTGAACGGCGCGTTCTTCGTCACGCAAGCGGCCGCGCAGCAGATGAAAAAGCAGGGCACCGGTGGCGCGATCGTCGCGACGAGTTCGATCAGCGCGTTGGTGGGCGGCGGCATGCAGACGCATTACACGCCGACCAAGGCCGGCGTGCATTCGCTGATGCAGTCGTGCGCGATTGCGTTGGGGCCGTACGGCATCCGCTGCAACTCGGTGATGCCGGGCACGATCGCGACCGATCTGAACGCCGAAGATCTCGCCGACGAAGCAAAGAAGACCTACTTCGAGCAGCGCATTCCGCTCGGCCGCCTCGGGCATCCCGACGACGTCGCCGATTGCGTCGTGTTTCTCGCGTCGGACCGCGCGCGCTATGTGACGGGCGCTGCGCTGCTCGTCGACGGCGGCCTGTTCGTGAACCTGCAATAA